AAACGAACCGTCAACCTTGAGGCGAGTGTTGACCAGGAGCACAAAGCAATAGTAGCTAAGGGCAGCCACGAAAAGTAGTACCAAGTTGCTGAAAATCATGCCACCATTCAGGTACGCCCTGGGCAAGAACAGCACGCCAGTGCCCACAAATGACTTAAGGAGTACCATCGCTGCGTTAAGGGGAGTGGccttgccgctgccgccacgGTGCTTTCTCCTACGCTTACGCCTGCCAGGGGTCAACAGCGCACTGTCTTCCATCGGGTCGCGATCATCATCTGACCCTTCGCCGGCTGTGTAAagatcctcgtcgtcatctccGCTAGAAAAGTACTCGCCGGGACCCAGGacctcgtcatcctcctcgagTTCCTCTCCGGCAAAGTGGCCATATATCGAGAGAAATTCGAGGAAGTTGGAAGTGACCAAGGGAGGCTCCTGCGATGTACGTCCACCCTCCATCGAGCTGGGGTTCGCAGAGGGACTCCTAGCCGCCCGACGAAGGAAGTTGCGCCGGAACCCGCCAGGGACTTTGATGTTGTTTATATCGAGAACTTCATGTTCAGGGTCGGGGCGAGGCATACTAAAGCTCTTGCTCCGCTGAATGCGCTCTCGATTCGTGGCATCTTCTGTCCACCTGTAAATGGGCCGAGTGATGTCACCTCCCTGTAGTTTCAAACTCGAGAATTCATCATCATCAAGCCCTGGCCCCGAACCGTCAACAACTTGCTTGCCCTTGGAAGAGTCGTCGGGTCCTTCCGAACTGTCGGTCGGCTGTACCAGATGCCTCCTCACAATCTCCGCCAccgcctcgtcgtcgtcgcgttGGGAGCTGTCGGATTGAAGGAGTCGAGCCCGTGCATCAAAAGATCCATAGTTGGCGGGCGGTGTCGAGCCAAGCATAGGCGCGGCAGCCGAGGAAGCCGCCGGGGATTGTGATCGTACCGGGGGAGTGCCGAAGCGCGGAGGCGATGTACCAATGGTATTGGAAAGTGCGGCAGCGAGAGCGCTAATTCCCGGGCCGGGGGCAGTGGCGCTGGCGCCCGCAAGAGGAGTAAGGGAGCCGGATTCCGATGCTTGACGATAGGCATGGGGTCTCGGCGATGAGGACGCGAGGAGAGCAGCCGAGGGCGAACCGAACTGGGACGGTAGTGGCGAAGCAAGTCGAGCGGTGACGTCGGCGCGTGGAACCGAGGTGCTGAGTGATCTGCCTCGAAAGGAGCCGACGGGTGACGAGCCCAGCGGTGGCATCTGGGAGGGTGACTCCCGGCCTGTGTGCGACATTTTGGCGATATCGGCGATGGCCACTTCGAGGCACACCTATCAAAGCCTGTCCGTCTGTCGTTCTGTCCGTCCCTTTAGGATCAGGCCAGAATACTTGACTAGCTTCGGGGTGATTTTGCTGGCCGCAGAAACGTCGTCGGACAGGTTAGAGGTGCGACTCAATCTCTTGATGTGCAAGTCCGAGGTTGTTGGTGAGGATCGGAATGGAGAGCTCGGATTGATAAACAGGTCGGCGGGGAAAGCCGCAGCGTTGCAGCACagcactagactagacctagttctagttgtgaccactggggaatTGAACGTCCGATAAGGAAATAGGAAATAGAACGACACCAATGTCTGCCGTATCTAGCGTCCTTGAATGAAAATACAAAAGCAATGAAAAAGGTGCAATGACTGGCGAATGTCCCCGAGCCAAACACCGAACGTGTTTTGTCGTGTACAAAGGGGATGAACAAAATGTGAAAAATCAGCCAAGTAATTGGCCCAAGTCTGACAGTGTCGAGAGTTGCTGTGTGTCAAGTGATTGTTGACTCGTGATGGAAACACGGGGTAAGCCGCCAGGTGACGTGAACGGACGCTTACCCTGCCTCAAAACCCTGTAGATAGACCAGGCTGTACTTGATTTCAACGTCAAATGCCACAGGCCACAGCAACAGATAActacttaggtacctacataccGAAACAAATATTATTGTCACATATCTATATCTACGAATGAAGATTGTCCTGGACACGTAGGTCATGAACGTAACTAGCTTGCTAGGTGGtaagtaggtaaggtaggtaggtagtaatGAATCAGGTGGGTTGTAATTACTTGGTACTGTGCGTACTGCTCCATGTGGCTTTGCTGGCCGATAAGGTAGATACctcaaggtaggtaaggtaccttgggtGGCCTCCGTAGCAACCTAAGCTCTGTTGCTATTAGGCGAGTTGAGGTACGTCACACATACTCGGTCCAAACAAGGCCGAGAGATATCCACCCTACCGGTCGGTGCGTTGTACTACATACAGAGGAAGGCGCGCACAAGGCCAAATAGAGTCGTGAGTACACCAAAGGGCCACGCCTAAATTCTACCGTCCACCTCAGTTGCATGATACATGATGCCG
The Pyricularia oryzae 70-15 chromosome 1, whole genome shotgun sequence DNA segment above includes these coding regions:
- a CDS encoding vacuolar amino acid transporter 3: MSHTGRESPSQMPPLGSSPVGSFRGRSLSTSVPRADVTARLASPLPSQFGSPSAALLASSSPRPHAYRQASESGSLTPLAGASATAPGPGISALAAALSNTIGTSPPRFGTPPVRSQSPAASSAAAPMLGSTPPANYGSFDARARLLQSDSSQRDDDEAVAEIVRRHLVQPTDSSEGPDDSSKGKQVVDGSGPGLDDDEFSSLKLQGGDITRPIYRWTEDATNRERIQRSKSFSMPRPDPEHEVLDINNIKVPGGFRRNFLRRAARSPSANPSSMEGGRTSQEPPLVTSNFLEFLSIYGHFAGEELEEDDEVLGPGEYFSSGDDDEDLYTAGEGSDDDRDPMEDSALLTPGRRKRRRKHRGGSGKATPLNAAMVLLKSFVGTGVLFLPRAYLNGGMIFSNLVLLFVAALSYYCFVLLVNTRLKVDGSFGDIGGILYGKWMRLLILTSIVISQVGFVAAYIVFTSENLKAFILAVTDCRTSIDVGYLILMQMVIFLPFSLFRDINKLAFTALIADAFIVIGLAYLFYFDVLTLSTNGLADIIYFNQKDWTLFIGTAIFTFEGIGLIIPIQESMKDPKKFPKVMAVIMVIITTLFTVMGAVSYAAYGSKTETVVLLNLPQDDKMVNVVQFLYSLAILLSTPLQIFPAIRITENGLFTRSGKYNPYIKWQKNIYRFCVVAGCAALAWGGADNLDKFVALVGNFACIPLVYIYPPLLHYRAVAKSNLKRWSDLGLCVFGFVAMAYTTSLTVMAWADSSSEPKPPSYCDSKRH